Within Streptomyces sp. NBC_00704, the genomic segment TATCCGTAGCCCTGCGGCGGGCCCTGAGGCGGATAGCCGTAGTTCGGCGCGGCCGGCGGCTGTTGAGGCTGCGGCGGGCCGTAGGGGTTGTTCGGGTCGCCGAAACTCATGGCGGTCCTTCCTCCGTGTGCACTCGAGTGCGGGGACGCGGCCTGGCTCGGAGGAAGGTTCTACAGATGCGGTTCGTCCCCCCGGTACTGCCCGCGGCACTGTGACGTCAATCGTTCTGCAATGGCCGGTTTGTTGTCCAGCCGCATTCCGCGGCATTCCGCAGGCGTTGTGCAAGTGCAACATCATCGATCACGTCCGCGCACGTCAGATGGGCGCCGCGGCCTCGTACGGGTTCACCCGGATTGGAACCGGGGGGCCGTCATCCGGGAGGATGGTGCCATGACCGCCCAGATTCTCGATGGCAAGGCCACCGCAGCCGAGATCAAGACCGATCTGACCGCCCGCGTGGCGGCGCTGAAGGAGAGGGGCGTCACGCCCGGCCTCGGCACGATCCTCGTCGGCACCGATCCCGGCAGCCAGAAGTACGTCGCCGGAAAGCACCGCGACTGCGCGGAGGTCGGCATCGCCTCCATCCAGCGCGAGCTGCCCGCCACGGCCAGCCAGGAGGAGATCGAGGCGGTCGTCCGCGAGCTGAACGACGACCCGTCCTGCACCGGATACATCGTGCAGCTCCCGCTGCCCAAGGGCATCGACGAGAACCGCGTCCTGGAGCTGATGGACCCGGACAAGGACGCCGACGGCCTGCACCCGATGAACCTCGGCAGGCTGGTCCTGAACGAGCCCGGCCCGCTGCCCTGCACCCCCAACGGCGTGCTGACGCTGCTGCGCCGGCACGGCGTCGAGATCAACGGGGCGGAGGTCGTGGTCGTCGGACGGGGCGTCACCATCGGCCGGTCGATGCCGCTGCTGCTGACCCGGCGCAGCGAGAACGCGACGGTGACCCAGTGCCACACCGGCACCCGGGACCTGTCGGCGCACCTGAGGCAGGCCGACGTCATCGTCGCGGCCGCCGGATCCCCTCATCTGATCCGCGCGCAGGACGTCAAGCCGGGCGCGGCCGTCCTGGACGTCGGCGTCTCCCGCAACGCCGAGGGCAGGATCGTCGGCGACGTCCACCCCGACGTGCGCGAGGTGGCCGGCTGGATCTCCCCCAACCCGGGCGGCGTCGGCCCGATGACCCGCGCCCAGCTGCTCGTCAACGTGGTGGAGGCGGCGGAGCGCAGTGTCGGCTGACGGCGCCTCCGGAAAGGCCGGGGACAGGAACGTGACGGGCGACGACGCCGACGAGATCGAGGTCCGCGACCCGGTCAGCGCGCCGGACGCGGACGGCGTGCCGCGCCGCACCACCCGCCGCTTCCCGAAGTTCACCCGGGACACCGCACGCCCCGAGGGCGCGGGCCGGGCCGCGCCGGGCGACGCCCTGGCCGCCCGGCAGTGGCCGATCATCGCGGTGCTGGGCGTCGTGGCGCTCGGGCTGCTGCTGACGGCGCTCGACGTGTTCCGGGTCGGCACGATCCTGATCGGCGTGGGCCTGCTCGCCGGCGCGGTCCTGCGCTGGCTGCTGCCCGGCGTCGGGATGCTCGCCGTGCGCTCCCGGTTCACGGACATCGTGACCTACGGCGTGCTGGGCACCGTGATCGTCCTGCTGGCGCTGATGGCCCAGCCCCACCCGCTGCTTCAGATCCCGATCCTCAAGGACACCCTGCACTTCACCGTCAGCAGCGGCTGACCGCAGGCGCACGACGGCGGCCCGTCCCCATCCCCCGAGGAGGACGGGCCGCCGACGCGTTCCACGTTCTCCCACCGCGAACGCGCAGTTCAACGCCCCGCCGGACGCTGTGGCACGGAAGTGACCGTTCCGCTACGGCGTGCGCGAACCGCCACAGCCGGCCCGCGCGGGAACCGTCCGGCCGCCCGTCGTCGTCCCCCCAACGGACCGAAGGGGAGGTGGGCGGGATGGGCGCCTGGCAGCCGCTGCCGGACGGGCTGCCGTCGGAGGTACGGCACTTCGTGGAGCAGATGCGGCAGCTCAAGGACGGCACGGGGCTCAGCCTGGCCGCGCTCGGCGCGCGCACCGCGTACAGCAAGTCGTCCTGGCAGCGGTATCTCAACGGCGTCCAGCCGCCGCCCCGGCAGGCCGTCGTCGCGCTGTGCAGGGTGGCGGGACTGGCCGGCGCGGAGGCCGAACGCCACGTCGTGCGCTGGGAACTGGCCGTCGAGGCATGGCCGCGGCCGGCGCCCGCGAACCCGGCCGCGGAGTACGAGGAGGATCCGACGCTGCCCTGGTGGGACCGCCTGGAGGAGGCGCCCGCCCCGCCTCCCGCGCCCCGGCCCGCCGGACGGCTCCTGCTCTACGCGGTGCTGCTCCTGCTCGCCCTGCTGACGACGGCCGTCGGTGGAGCGGTCGCCTTCGGCTGAGGCGTGCGGGCCCGACGGCGCGCCCCCGGCGCGGGTCCTGCTTTGACAGTTCGGGCGGGTGTCCCGAATCGTCGTCCCATCGGGTCCTGACACGACCCACGGGACTCAGCGCACGAGAGGGTGGCCGATGCCTCGCTGGAAAGCCCTGCCGGACGAACTCGACCCCCAGGTGAGGGAGTTCGTCGAGGTGATGCGACGGGTCGTGGACGGGGCGGGGCTGAGCGTCGCGGCGGTGGCGGACCGCACCGGCTACGGCAGGCCCTCCTGGGAGCGCTATCTGCACGGACGGCTGCTGGCGCCCAAGGGCGCGGTCGTGGCGCTGGCCGAGGTCACCGGCACGCCCGTGGTCCACGTGGTCACGCTGTGGGAGCTGGCCGAGCGGGCGTGGAGCGATGCGGAGACCCGGCAGGCGCACGGGGCGGCGGCGACCGCCGGGACGCTGCCCGCCCGCGCCCTGCCCGGACGGTTCGGGCCGCCGCCCCCGCCGCTCCCGTCCGGCGGAGGGACGTCGGGGCCGGGGAAGCGGACCGGTGGCGCGGGCCGGCGGCGGACGGCGCTGCTCCTCGCCGCGGTCGTGGGCGCGGCGGGCGTCGCGGCGGGCGCGTTCCTCCTCACCGGCGGCCGCGACCCGCAGCCGCCGGGCGCCGTCGGGTCGCCCTCGCCGCCGGCCGTCACCTCCCGCGTGCTGCCGTCCGGGGTGCGGTGCGGCGGATCCGACTGCACCGGCCGGGACGCGGAGACGGCGGGGTGCAGCGGCGGCCTCGCGGCGACGGCGACGACCGCGACGGTCGGCGCGACCCGCGTCGAGGTCCGCTACAGCCGCGTCTGCGGGGCGGCCTGGGGCCGGATCACGCCGGCCGGGCCCGGCGACACGGTGACGGTGACCGCCGGCTCCGTGCGGCGCACCGGACACGTCTCGGGGCCCGGCGCCACGATCGCCTACACGCCCATGGTGGCCGTGAACAGCGCGGACGAGGCGACGGCCTGCGCGGTGCTGGCCTCCGGACAGCAGGGCTGCACGCCCTGACCGGGCGCGTGCGGCGGCCGTGGGCGACCCCGGAGAAAAAACGGGCGCGCGCAGGCATGGCCGCGCCGTTCGCGGGCACGCGAGACGTACCCCCACGGGATCCCGGCGCGACCCGGTTCCCCCCACGGCGGCCGCTCGGTCTCTCCTCTCCCGGACCGACGGCCGCCGCTCTTCGTGGCGGGGCTCGTCGCGGGATCGTGGCGGGGCGGTGGCAGGAAGAACCGGGTGTCCCGTACGCGGAAGTCCACTCTGTGGGACGGGCCACACGACCCCGGACGCCCGGGACCCCGGATGCGCGATAGCCTGACCGCTGATTGGATCTCTTGATACCAAGAGATCGATCATCTGTACGTCCCACCCGGGGCAGGGACGCCCCACCGACAGCTGTCATACGGAGAACGCCATGACCCGCACTCCCGTGAACGTCACCGTCACCGGCGCGGCCGGCCAGATCGGTTACGCCCTGCTCTTCCGCATCGCCTCCGGCCAGCTGCTCGGCGCGGACGTGCCGGTCAAGCTGCGCCTGCTGGAGATCACCCCGGCGCTCAAGGCCGCCGAGGGCACCGCCATGGAGCTGGACGACTGCGCCTTCCCGCTCCTTCAGGGCATCGACATCACGGACGACCCGAACGTGGCCTTCGACGGCGCCAACGTGGCGCTCCTCGTCGGCGCCCGCCCCCGCACCAAGGGCATGGAGCGCGGCGACCTCCTGGAGGCCAACGGCGGCATCTTCAAGCCGCAGGGCAAGGCCATCAACGACCACGCCGCGGACGACATCAAGGTCCTCGTCGTCGGCAACCCGGCCAACACCAACGCGCTGATCGCCCAGGCCGCCGCCCCGGACGTACCGGCCGAGCGCTTCACCGCGATGACCCGCCTCGACCACAACCGCGCGCTGACCCAGCTCGCGAAGAAGACGGGCTCGACGGTCGCCGACATCAAGCGCCTGACCATCTGGGGCAACCACTCGGCCACCCAGTACCCGGACATCTTCCACGCCACGATCGCCGGCAAGAACGCCGCCGAGGTCGTCAACGACGAGAAGTGGCTGTCCGAGGACTTCATCCCGACCGTCGCCAAGCGCGGCGCGGCCATCATCGAGGCCCGCGGCGCGTCCTCGGCCGCCTCCGCCGCCAACGCGGCCATCGACCACGTGTACACGTGGGTCAACGGCACCGCCGACGGCGACTGGGCCTCCATGGGCATCCGGTCCGACGGCTCCTACGGCGTCCCGGAGGGCCTCATCTCCTCCTTCCCGGTCACCACCAAGGACGGCAAGTACGAGATCGTCCAGGGCCTGGACGTCAACGAGTTCTCCCGCGCCCGCATCGACGCGTCGGTGCAGGAGCTGTCGGAGGAGCGCGAGGCGGTTCGCGCCCTCGGCCTGATCTGAGCCCGAACGCACGCGATCCCCGGACGGCACGACCGTCCGGGGATCGCTGCGTTCAGCTCCGCGTTCAGCTCCGCTTGAGCGAGCCCACGAAGCGCGTCCACACGCCGAGTTCGAACACGAGGACCCCGCGCCCGGGGTCCTTGCTGTCGCGCACGGGGACGACGGCGGGGTCGCCTTCGGCGACTTCGAGGCACTCACCGCCGGTGGTGTTGCTGTGGCTGGACTTGCGCCAGGTGGCGTGGCTCAGGAAGTCGTCGGAGACTTCGACGCAGTCACCGCCGGTGGTGTTGCTGTAGCTGGACTTGCGCCAGGTGACATTGCTCAGGTCAATGGCTCGCACGGCACTTCCTCCAACATCTGCGTGACGAACTTTCGCGACTCGACCGGGGGAAGCGCCAGGTCGCGTACTGCATCATAGGTGCGCTGCAAGAACTCAACCCGGCTGCTTTGTTCGATGAGTTCGCCGCGCAGGTCGTTCTCGGTGTACGCCAGTGTCGTGCCGTCCGGCATCCGCAGAAACTTCACCGCCGTGTTCATCAGGCCGTGAGGGCCTGCGCTGAACGGGAGCACCTGAATTCTGATGTTCGGCCGTTCCGACGCTTCCGCCAGGTGCTCCAACTGCTCCCGCCAATCCTGCGGGTTGCTCAACTGCGTGCGCAGGACCGCCTCCGACAGGATCACGCGGAACGGCGGTGCCGCGCTTCCCTCCAGCAACTTCCGTCGCCCCATGCGCGCTTCGACCTGCTGATCCAGTTCTTCCCCCAACAGCCCGCCAGCGGTGAGCGCTTCGCGTGCGTAGGCGGGAGTCTGAAGCAGGCCGGGGGGTGCGGAGACCGCGTAGTGCCACAGGCTCAGCGCCTCCGCCTCCAGGTCCATGTATCGCCGGTACTGCTCGCGGAACTGACTGTTGTCCCCCATGGCCACTTCCCACAGGGCCAGCAGCAGTCCCGGCGTTCCGTAGTGCGTGTCCAGGGCCTCGACCACCTCGGGGCTGCCGAGGTTGGCCCCGCTCTCCATCTTGCCGAGCGTCGACGCGTCCCACCCCAGCCGCTCGGAGAGCTCCCGCAGGCTCTCGCCGCGGGCGTTGCGCAGCAGGCGGAGTTCTTCCGCGAAGCGTTTGCGCGGCTGCTGGCTTCGTCCCGTGACGACTCGTCTCGCGGGCATGGTGTCCCCTTGGCGTGGCTCGGCGTGGCGGTCCGGACACGTAGAGTAATTCAACTCTCGGTGGGATTCAGGCCGTTGTCGAAGCTCTGACGGCGGGCCGGCGCGCACGCGCGGCTGCGGGGCGCGGTGCGGGACGTGATGGCGGACGGCGGGGACGCGGGGTGAGGGCCCGAGGTGGGGGCCTTGTGTCCGTATGGTGAGCGAACCGTCACCATCGCGCCCGAATTGGTAGGTTTCGTCCATCCTGGCAGTGACTCGGCGCACTTCAGGCAGGGGATTGCGCATGCAATGGAGGGTTCGGGGCATGCGGACGCGGTCCCCGGCAGCGACCCACGGGTGACACAGGGGGACGGAACAGGAACGGAAGGCAACACCGATCATGGCCGACACGACGGAACAGACGGAACAGCGGGAGTGCCGGACGATTCACGCGGGCGGTGAGTGGCGGACCGCCGCCTCCGGAGCCACCCGGGAGATCCTCGACCCGGCGGACGGCCGCCCCTTCGCGGTGGTCGCCGAGGGCGACGAGAAGGACGCCGACCTGGCGATCGCGGCAGCCCGCGCCGCCTTCGACGAGGGCGACTGGCCGCGCACCCCGGCCGTCGAGCGCGCCGCACTGCTGCGCCGCGTCGCCGACCTCCTCATACGCGACCGCGAACGGCTCGGTCTGCTGGAGAGCCGTGACGCGGGCAAGACCCTCGAAGAGGGCCGGGTGGACATCGACTGCGTGGCCGACGCCTTCCGCTACTTCGCGGGCCTCGTCGCCGCCGAGGCGCCGGGCCGGGTCGTGGACGCGGGCTCGCCCGACGTCCACAGCGTCGTCGTCCACGAGCCCGTCGGCGTGTGCGCGCTGATCACCCCCTGGAACTACCCGCTCCTCCAGGCGAGTTGGAAGATCGCGCCCGCGCTCGCCGCGGGCAACACGTTCGTCGTGAAGCCGAGCGAGATCACCCCCCTGACCACGATCGCCCTCATCGACCTGCTCGCCGAGGCGGGACTGCCCGCGGGCGTCGCCAACATCGTCACCGGTCCCGGGCACACCGTCGGCGCCCGGTTCGCCGAACACCCCGACGTCGACCTGGTCTCCTTCACGGGCGGACTGGTCAGCGGCGTCAAGGTCGCGCAGGCGGCCGCCCCGACCGTCAAGAAGGTCGCCCTCGAACTCGGAGGCAAGAACCCCAACGTGGTCTTCGCCGACGCCTGCGCCACCGACGAGGGCTTCGACACCGCCGTCGACCAGGCCCTCAACGCGGCCTTCATCCACAGCGGCCAGGTCTGCTCGGCGGGCTCGCGGCTCATCGTCGAGGAGTCCGTCCGCGACCGCTTCGTCGGCGAACTCGCCCGCCGCGCCGCGGGGATCCGCCTCGGACGCGGCACCGAGGACGGCGTCGAGTGCGGCCCGCTCGTCTCCGCGCAGCAGCGCGCCAAGACCGAGGAGTACGTGGCCTCCGCACTCGCCGAGGGCGCCGTGCTGCGCACCGGCGGCCGCCGCCCCGACCCCGCGCCGGAGCGCCCGGAGAGCGGCTACTTCTACGAGCCCACCGTCCTCGACCGCTGCCACCGCGAGATGCGCGTCGTGCGGGAGGAGGTCTTCGGGCCGGTCCTCACCGTCGAGACCTTCCGCACCGAGGACGAGGCCGTGGCCCTCGCCAACGACACCGAGTACGGCCTCGCGGGCGGCGTGTGGACCGCCGACGCCGGCCGCGCCCGGCGGGTCGCCGGCCGGCTGCGCCACGGCACCGTCTGGATCAACGACTTCCACCCCTACCTGCCGCAGGCGGAGTGGGGCGGCTTCGGAAAGAGCGGCGTGGGCCGCGAACTCGGGCCCGCCGGGCTCGCCGAGTACCGCGAGACCAAGCACGTCTACCAGAACCTCGCGCCGCGGCCCGTCCGCTGGTTCGCCGGCTGACCGCCGCGCCCCGGACAGCCCGCTCACCCCGCCCCCTCGCATCGAACAGACTTCGCACGCCCCTGGAGTACCCCCCATGCCACAGACCTCACCCGTCTACGACTACGTGATAGTCGGCGGCGGAACCGCCGGTTCCGTCATCGCCTCACGGCTCACCGAGAACCCCGACGTCACCGTCGCCGTCATCGAGGGCGGCCCCAGCGACGTCGGTCGCGACGACGTCCTCACCCTGCGCCGCTGGATGGGCCTGCTCGGCGGCGAGCTGGACTACGACTACCCCACCACCGAGCAGCCGCGCGGCAACTCCCACATCCGGCACAGCCGCGCCCGCGTCCTCGGCGGCTGCTCCTCGCACAACACCCTCATCGCGTTCAAGCCGCTGCCGTCCGACTTCGACGAGTGGGAGGCGGCCGGCGCGACCGGCTGGGGCGCGGTCCCCATGGAGGCGTACTACGCGCGTCTGCTGAACAACATCGTCCCGGTCGACGAGAAGGACCGCAACGCCATCGCCCGCGACTTCGTCGACGCCGCGCAACAGGCGACCGGAGTGCCCCGCGTCGAGGGCTTCAACGCCCGGCCGTTCGACGACGGCGTCGGCTTCTTCGACCTCGCCTACCACCCCGAGACCAACAAGCGCTCGTCCGCCTCCGTCGCCTACCTCCACCCGGTGATGGACGAACGGCCCAACCTGACGCTCCTGCTGGAGACCTGGGCGTACCGGCTGGAACTGGACGGCACGCGCGCGCGGGGCGTGCACGTGCGCGCCGCGGACGGCACGGAGAGCGTCGTGCGGGCCCGGCGCGAGGTCGTGCTCTGCGCGGGCGCCGTCGACACGCCCCGCCTGCTGCTGCACTCCGGCGTCGGCCCCAAGACCGACCTGGACGCGCTCGGCATACCCGTCGTCCACGACCTGCCCGGCGTCGGCGAGAACCTCCTCGACCACCCCGAGTCGGTGATCGTCTGGGAGACCCACGGGCCGCTCCCGGAGAACTCCGCGATGGACTCCGACGCCGGCCTGTTCGTGCGCCGCGACCCCGCACACGCGGGCCCCGACCTGATGTTCCACTTCTACCAGGTCCCCTTCACCGACAACCCGGAACGGCTCGGCTACGAACGCCCCGCGCACGGCGTGTCGATGACCCCCAACATCCCCAAGCCGAAGTCCCGCGGCCGGCTGTACCTCCAGAGCGCGGACCCGGCCGTCAAGCCCGCCCTCGACTTCCGCTACTTCACCGACGAGGACGACCACGACGCCCGCACCCTCGTCGACGGCATCCGCATCGCGCGCGAGATCGCGAGGACCGAGCCGCTGGCCGGCTGGCTCAAGCGCGAGGTCGCCCCCGGCCCGCACCTCACGGGCGACGAGGAGCTGAGCGAGTACGCGCGCAAGGTCGCGCACACCGTGTACCACCCGGCGGGCACCTGCAAGATGGGCGCCGCCGACGACGAACTGGCCGTAGTGGACCCCCAGTTGCGAATCCGTGGACTGGAAGGCATCCGCATCGCGGACGCCTCCGTGTTCCCGACCATGACAGCCGTGAACCCGATGATCGGCGTGCTGATGGTCGGTGAACGGGCCGTGGACCTGATCGGAGGCGATGCCTGATGAGTACCGACCTGAGCACCGCAGCGAGTACCCCCGCGAGCGTCGAGACACGCCCGCCGGTCTTCTCGGTGGACGGCCTGTGGAAGGTGTTCGGCCCGAAGGCCGACACCGTCCCCGCCGACCCCGAGCTGACCGCACTGCCCCCCGCCGAACTGCGTGAGCGCACCGGCTGCACCGCCGCCGTCCGGGACGTCTCCTTCGACGTGCGCAAGGGCGAGGTCTTCGTCGTCATGGGCCTGTCCGGCTCCGGCAAGTCCACCCTCGTGCGCTGCCTGACCCGGCTCATCGAGCCGACCGCCGGCACCATAGCCATCGAGGGCGAGGACGTGCGCGCCATGGACCGCGCCACGCTGCGCGAACTGCGCCGGCACCGCGCCGCGATGGTCTTCCAGCACTTCGGCCTGCTCCCGCACCGCACCGTCGTCGACAACGTCGCCTACGGCCTGGAGATCCAGGGCGTCGGCAGGTCCGAACGCCGCGAACGCGCCCAGGAGGTCGTCGAGAAGGTCGGCCTCGAAGGCATGGAGCACCGCAGGCCCAGCGAGCTGTCCGGCGGCCAGCGCCAGCGCGTCGGACTGGCCCGCGCGCTCGCCGTGGACCCCGAGGTCCTGCTCTTCGACGAACCGTTCAGCGCGCTCGACCCGCTGATCCGGCGCGACATGCAGGAGGAGGTCGTCCGGCTGCACCAGGAGGAGGGCCGCACGATGGTCTTCATCACCCACGACCTCAGCGAGGCCCTCAAGCTCGGCGACCGCATCGCCCTCATGCGCGACGGCGAGGTCGTGCAGCTCGGCACCCCGGAGGAGATCGTCGGCTCGCCCGCCGACGACTACGTCCGCGAGTTCGTCCGCGACGTCCCGCGCGAACAGGTCATGACGGTCCGCCGGGCCATGCGCCCCGGCGAGTGCGCCGGCCCCGGCCACCCCGGCGCCGTCGCCGCCGACGCGGTCGTCGCCGACGCGATCCAGGTCGTGTCGCGCAGCCACCAGCCCGCGTGCGTCGTGCAGGACGGCCGGTGTCTGGGGGTCGTCGATCACGAACGGCTCCTCGACGTCGTGGCCGGAACGGAGCTCCGCAAGGAGGCGGTCTGACATGGCGACCGTCACCGCAACCGCCCCCCGGGCCTTTCTGCCGGGCATCCTCAAACACCGCGCCGCCGCCAAGCTCGCCCTGCTCGCGCTCGCCGCGGCGGTCCTCGTCCCGCTCGCCGACGCCCGCTGGTCCAGCGGCAGCTGGCCCGCCGCCCTCACCGTCGACCTCACCGAGCCACTGGGCAGGGTCAGCACATGGATCATCGACAACCGTGACAGCCACCCGCTGTTCCTCTACGGCTTCGGCTACGTCAGCAACGCCGTCGTGCTCTGCGTGCGCGCCGTCTACGTCGTGCTGCTCGCCGCCGGCTGGGCGGGCGTCACCGCCGCCTCCGCGCTGATCGCCTGGCGGGTCGCCGGGGTGCGGCTCGGGCTCGGCACCGCCGCCGCCTTCCTGACCTGCGGACTGCTCGGCATGTGGATCCCGACCATGCAGACGCTCGCGCTGATGGTCGTCGCGGTCCTCGTGTCCGTCGCCGTCGGCGCCCTGCTCGGCCTGGCCTCCGGGCTGTCGGACCGGATGGACCGCGTCCTGCGGCCCGTCCTGGACACCATGCAGGTGCTGCCCGCGTTCGCCTATCTCCTCCCCGTGGTCCTGGTCTTCGGCATCGGCGTGCCCGCCGCCGTCCTCGCCACCGTCGTCTACGCCGCCCCGCCCATGGCCCGGCTCACCTCGCTCGGCCTGCGCGGCGCCGACAAGGAGGTCCTGGAGGCCGTCGAGTCGCTCGGCGCCACCTCCCGCCAGCGCCTGCTCACCGCGCGCATCCCGCTGGCCCGCAAGGAACTCCTGCTCGGCCTCAACCAGACGATCATGATGGCGCTGTCCATGGCGGTCATCGCCTCCGTGATCGGCGCCGGCGGCCTCGGCGACCGCGTCTACCAGGCGCTCGCCTCGGTCGACGTCGGCGCGGCCCTCGCCGCCGGCATCCCGATCGTCCTCCTCGCCGTCGTCCTGGACCGGGTCACCGGCGCGGCCGCCGACGGGCAGGGCGACACCGGCTCGAGCACGGGACTGTCCCGGCGCGCCGGATGGGCCTGCGCGCTCGCCGCCGCCGTGGCCGTGGCGCTCGCCGCACGGTTCGCCGGCCGCCTCGACTGGCCCGGCTCCTGGTCGCTGAACATCGCCGAGCCCGTCAACCGGGCCGTGGACTGGATGACC encodes:
- a CDS encoding ABC transporter permease, whose amino-acid sequence is MATVTATAPRAFLPGILKHRAAAKLALLALAAAVLVPLADARWSSGSWPAALTVDLTEPLGRVSTWIIDNRDSHPLFLYGFGYVSNAVVLCVRAVYVVLLAAGWAGVTAASALIAWRVAGVRLGLGTAAAFLTCGLLGMWIPTMQTLALMVVAVLVSVAVGALLGLASGLSDRMDRVLRPVLDTMQVLPAFAYLLPVVLVFGIGVPAAVLATVVYAAPPMARLTSLGLRGADKEVLEAVESLGATSRQRLLTARIPLARKELLLGLNQTIMMALSMAVIASVIGAGGLGDRVYQALASVDVGAALAAGIPIVLLAVVLDRVTGAAADGQGDTGSSTGLSRRAGWACALAAAVAVALAARFAGRLDWPGSWSLNIAEPVNRAVDWMTDHLYSGVPVIGGTADWAGHFTTWVLDPLRDGLQALPWWSVLLIVAALAWVIGTWRTALTAVLAMAAIGVLGVWKPSLDTLSQVLAAVAVTLVLGFATGVAAARSDRFERLLRPVLDVFQTMPQFVYLIPVVALFGVGRAPAVAAAVVYALPAVVRITTQGLRQVDPAALESARSLGASSGQQIRQVQLPLARPALLLALNQGVVLVLAVVIIGGLVGGGALGYDVVFGLAQGDLATGLVAGAAIVCLGLMLDRVTQPTERRAKKGA